One region of Tachysurus fulvidraco isolate hzauxx_2018 chromosome 9, HZAU_PFXX_2.0, whole genome shotgun sequence genomic DNA includes:
- the LOC113658609 gene encoding tripartite motif-containing protein 16-like, producing MKVRVSLSCILSVCEFRKMAEANISVDQDQFSCSVCLDLLKDPVTPSCGHSFCKVCINGCWDQEDQKDVYSCPQCRDTFTPRPVLHRNNILAEMVEKLKKTEVQAASPAHCYAGPGDVECDFCTGRKHKAIKSCLDCQASFCETHLKPHLEIPVLKKHKLVKVSGNLQKKICSEHDKVLEIFCRSDQSFICYLCMMDKHRGHDTVTAADERIEKQNELQEEQLKFQQRLQEKLKKVQELKQAVNTIKLSAKIAVGDSERIFTELISSMEKKHSKVTEMIRAQEKAELSRAERLLEQLEQEINDLQRRVTEMEKLSHTHDHIHFLQEIKALVSGRRSPPYVRPDFQSDLCEDSSIITFNQQLSFQRVRKSLSDLKKRLEEICQEEFIKIPEHVEDIQILLSEPKSRQEFLKYFCDLTLDPNTVNHHLILSEKNRAVTYSETMQRYSDHPERFDCYSQVLSKESVCGRCYWEVEWSSQRYVLISVSYKVISRKGRGIECWIGGNNQSWSLECSPTSLFFYNNNIKTDLRVPSPSRIGVYVDHSAGILSFYSVSDTMKLLHRVHTTFTQPLYAGFWLYWDVLCKSESTVRLCDRKK from the exons ATGAAAGTCAGAGTTTCCCTCTCATGTattctgtcagtgtgtgagttcAGGAAAATGGCTGAGGCGAAtatttcagtagatcaggatcagttcagctgttcagtgtgtctggatctcctgaaggaTCCGGTGACTCCCTCTTGTGgccacagtttctgtaaggtgtgtattaatggctgctgggatcaggaggatcagaaggacgtctacagctgtcctcagtgcagAGACACTTTCACCCCAAGGCCTGTTCTACACAGAAACAACATTCTGGCTGAAatggtggagaaactgaagaagactgaagttcaagctgcttctcctgctcactgttacgctggacctggagatgtggagtgtgatttctgcaccgggagaaaacacaaagccatcAAGTCCTGTCTGGATTGTCAGGCCTCATTTTGTGAAACTCATCTCAAACCTCATCTTGAAATTCCTGTTTTGAAAAAGCACAAGTTAGTGAAAGTCTCTGGAAATCTACAaaagaagatctgctctgaacatgatAAAGTGCTGGAGATCTTCTGTCGTTCTGACCAAAGCTTTATCTGTTATCTGTGTATGATGGACAAACACAGAGGTCATGACACAGTCACAGCTGCGGATGAAAGAATtgaaaaacag AATGAGCTACAGGAGGAGCAGCTGAAATTCCAGCAGAGACTCCAGGAGAAGctgaagaaggtgcaggagctgaaacaggctgtgaacactataaag CTCAGTGCAAAGATAGCAGTGGGGGACAGTGAGAGAATCTTTACTGAGCTGATcagctccatggagaaaaagcaCTCAAAGGTGACGGagatgatcagagctcaggagaaggctgaactgagtcgagctgaacgactcctggagcaactggagcaggagattaatgatcttcagaggagagtcactgagatggagaagctttcacacacacacgatcacatccatttcctccaggAAATAAAG GCTTTAGTCTCTGGTCGTCGCTCTCCTCCATATGTCAGACCAGATTttcagtctgatctctgtgaggATTCATCCATCATCACTTTCAATCAACAGCTCTCATTTCAGAgagtgaggaaatctctctctgatCTGAAAAAGAGACTCGAGGAAATCTGCCAGGAGGAATTCATCAAAATCCCTGAACATG TTGAGGACATTCAGATTTTACTTTCAGAACCAAAGAGCAGACAAGAGTTTCTAAAAT ATTTCTGTGATCTGACTCTGGATCCCAACACAGTAAATCATCacctcattctgtctgagaagaacagagcaGTTACGTACAGTGAAACGATGCAGcgatactctgatcatccagagagatttgactgcTACAGTCAGGTTCTgagtaaggagagtgtgtgtggacgctgttactgggaagTGGAGTGGAGCAGTCAGAGATACGTGTTAATATCAGTCTCATATAAAGTCATCAGCAGGAAAGGTCGGGGTATTGAGTGCTGGATTGGAGGCAACAAtcagtcctggagtctggaATGTTCTCCTACTTCTCTCTTCTTctataacaacaacattaagactGATCTCAGAGTTCCATCAccctccagaataggagtgtatgtggatcacagtgcaggaattctgtccttctacagtgtctctgacaccatgaagctcctccacagagtccacaccacattcactcagcctctatacgctggGTTCTGGCTCTACTGGGATGTTTTGTGTAAATCAGAATCAACTGTGAGGTTGTGTGAtcgaaaaaaataa
- the LOC113658608 gene encoding tripartite motif-containing protein 16-like, which translates to MAEASISVDQNQFNCPVCLDLLKDPVSLSCGHSFCKVCINGCWDQEDQKDVYSCPQCRDTFTPRPVLHRNNILAEMVEKLKQKTEVQAASPDHCYAGPGDVECDFCTRRKHKAIKSCLDCQASFCETHLKPHLEIPVLKKHKLVEVSGNLQEKICSEHDKILEIFCRSDQSFICYLCMMDKHKGHDTVTVKAYRTEKEIELKEEQMKFQQRLQEKQKKVQELKQAVNTIKLSAQTAVEDNEMIFTELISFMEKKRSEVTEMIRAQEKAELSRAERLLEQLEQEINDLQRRVTEMEKLSHTHDHIHFLQEIKALVTGRRSPPYDRPNFQSDLCEDSSSITVNQHLSFFRVRKSLFHLKKRLEEICQEEFIKIPEDVEEVQILLSEPNSRDEFLKFEDVQILLLEPNSRDEFIKHFCDLTLDPNTVNHHLILSEENREVTYSETVQRYSEHPERFDYYSQVLSKESVCGRCYWEVEWSSQRCVLISVSYKDISRKGRGIECWFGGNKQSWSLECSPTSLTFYHNNIKTDLRVPSSTRIGVYVDHSAGTLSFYSVSDTMKLLHRVHTTFTQPLYAGFWLYWDVLCKSESTVRLCDRKK; encoded by the exons atggcTGAGGCgagtatttcagtagatcagaatCAGTTCAactgtccagtgtgtctggatctcctgaaggatccggtgtctctctcctgtggtcacagtttctgtaaggtgtgtattaatggctgctgggatcaggaggatcagaaggacgtctacagctgtcctcagtgcagAGACACTTTCACCCCAAGGCCTGTTCTACACAGAAACAACATTCTGGCTGAAATGGTAGAGAAACTGAAGCAGAAGACTGAAgtccaagctgcttctcctgatcactgttacgctggacctggagatgtggagtgtgatttctgcaccaggagaaaacacaaagccatcAAGTCCTGTCTGGATTGTCAGGCTTCGTTTTGTGAAACTCATCTCAAACCTCATCTTGAAATTCCTGTTTTGAAAAAGCACAAGTTAGTCGAAGTCTCTGGAAATCtacaagagaagatctgctctgaacatgatAAAATACTAGAGATCTTCTGTCGTTCTGACCAAAGCTTCATCTGTTATCTTTGTATGATGGATAAACATAAAGGTCATGACACAGTCACAGTTAAAGCTTACAGAACTGAGAAAGAG ATTGAGTTAAAGGAGGAGCAGATGAAATTCCAGCAGAGACTACAGGAGAAacagaagaaggtgcaggagctgaaacaggctgtgaacactataaag CTCAGTgcacagacagcagtggaggACAATGAGATGATCTTTACTGAGCTGATCAGCttcatggagaaaaagcgctcaGAGGTGACAGagatgatcagagctcaggagaaggctgaactgagtcgagctgaacgactcctggagcaactggagcaggagattaaTGATCTTCAGAGAAGAGTCACTGAGATGgagaagctttcacacacacacgatcacatccatttcctccaggAAATAAAG GCTTTAGTGACTGGTCGTCGCTCTCCTCCATATGACAGACCAAATTttcagtctgatctctgtgaggATTCATCCAGCatcactgtcaatcaacatctctcatttttcagagtgaggaaatctctctTTCATCTGAAAAAGAGActtgaggaaatctgccaggAGGAATTCATCAAAATCCCTGAAGATG TTGAAGAAGTTCAGATTTTACTCTCAGAGCCAAACAGCAGAGATGAGTTTCTGAAAT TTGAGGACGTTCAGATTTTACTCTTAGAGCCAAACAGCCGAGACGAATTTATAAAAC attTCTGTGACCTGACTCTGGATCCCAACACAGTAAATCATCacctcattctgtctgaggaGAACAGAGAGGTTACGTACAGTGAGACGGTGCAGCGATACTCTGaacatccagagagatttgactacTACAGTCAGGTTCTgagtaaggagagtgtgtgtggacgctgttactgggaggtggagtggagcaGTCAGAGATGCGTGCTAATATCAGTCTCATATAAAGACATCAGCAGGAAAGGTCGGGGGattgagtgctggtttggaggCAACAAACAGTCCTGGAGTCTGGAATGTTCACCTACTTCTCTCACCTTCTATCACAACAACATTAAGACTGATCTCAGAGTTCCATCATCcaccagaataggagtgtatgtggatcacagtgcaggaactctgtccttctacagtgtctctgacaccatgaagctcctccacagagtccacaccacattcactcagcctctatatgCTGGGTTCTGGCTCTACTGGGATGTTTTGTGTAAATCAGAATCAACTGTGAGGTTGTGTGATCGAAAAAAATAA